ATTTCACTCTTTTTCAATTACAGACTTTTTATTTAATGACATTTAAGATTTCTTTAAAATCAAGATCATGAGATGTTGCTAATCCTTTGTTTGTCACTTGACCTTTATATATATTTATTCCAGTGCTTAATGCTTCGTTATCTTTAATGGCTTGTTCCAATCCTTTGTCACAAATTTCTAAAATATAATCAATATTTCCTTGCGCTAACGCCATTGTTGAAGTTCTTGGTACAGCACCTGGTTGATTAGGTACACCGTAATGGATTACACCTTCTTCTTCATATACTGGATCAGAAATTGTAGTTGGTCTGATTGTTTCTATGGTTCCACCTTGGTCAATAGCTATATCGATTAAGACTGAACCTTTTTTCATTGATTTAACCATTTCACGAGTAACCAATTTTGGTGGTTTAGCTCCAGGAATTAAAATTGTAGAAATAAATACATCTGCCTTTTTAATTTCCTCTGCTAAATTTTCTGGTGTTGATTTGACTACTGTGACATCTTTATCTGTATATTTTTCTTCTAAATATTTAATACGGTCATCATTTAACTCTAGAATAATTACTTTGGCATTTAATCCTAATGCAACATTAGCAGCATTTGTTGCTGCAACTCCGCCACCAAATATGACATATGTACTTCCTGGAATATTCACATTTTCATGAACACCAGTCACTAATGTACCTTGTCCACCATGTTGCGCTTCAGAGTAATACGCTCCCATAATTGCCGAACGTTGTCCTGCTATAGCACTCATTGGTGCAAGTAATTCTGCTTTTCCATTTTTCACAATTGTTTCACCACTAATAGCAGTTACACCAACTTCTTGCATTTTTTCAACTATTTGTTTAGAAGAAGCTAAATGTAAGAATCCCCAGATAATTTGATCTTTTTTAAAATATTGGTATTCACTTTCATGAGGTTCTTTAACTTTGATAACTAAGTCTGCTTCCCATGCTTGTTCGTGACTTACAATTTTTGCGCCTTCTTGCTCATACATTTCGTTGGAAAAACCTGAACCGATACCTGCATTTTTTTCAACGAGTACTTTATGACCTGCATCTGTTAACTTACGCACATTTTCAGGTGTGCAAGCTACACGACCTTCGCCTTGTTTTAATTCTTTGACTACTGCAACTAACATTTGCAACACTCCTCTTTATATTTGTGAATTAATTCACAATCATTTTATCTATTGGACATGCATATGTAAATACCATTAATTAATTATTCATATTTTATCTATAATTTGTTAATAAATATTTAATATAAAATTATTATTTATAAATATGATGTGCAATTATGCTATTATATTAAACTCTTATACTCGATATAATTTATAGTTGTATTTATACATTGACTCAAAATCTAAATAATCAAATCCGTTTTATTTTTGAATAAAGTTGTAACTCTTCTATTTAATAGGTGTTAAGTAAATAATTTATGAACTCACACACTTTATCTAGAATTTGGCTTTGTATTAATTTTTCCAAAATTGTTTCGTCTTTATTTACTGAAAATAAAAAAAGGCAATTTCTAATCATAAAAGTTAGAAATTGCCATTTAATATATAGTGGTAATTGTTAGTCAATCAGACATCGCTTTATATTTAAAAATGTGTTGAAATATATTTTCCAGAAACATACAATTCATGTTCATTACAAATTGATAATATGTGATTTAATGTTGTAGCAAATGACATTTGATCAAATAATGACTCACTATCTATTGGTACTTGTGTGTGAATTTCAGCAAGTCGTTTCGATAAATATAGTTCATCTAAATTGTCATTAATTTTATTACGTTGACCTGCAGATAATGCCTCTAAATTCTCAACAACATTTTCAACACTTTGATATTGCTGAATTAACTTAATAGCTGTTTTCTCACCAATACCTTTAACACCTGCATATCCATCTGCTGTATCACCCATAAACGCTTTAATATCAATTAGTTGTGGTGGTTCAAGGGCATATTCTTCATTAAATCGATGTAACGTATATCGATTATAAATGTTAAACCCTTTTTTAATTAACCAAACTTCAACATTGTCATTAATACATTGCAATAAATCTTTGTCGCCCGTAATAATATAAACATCGTTATCTGTTGAATATTGTTGCGCTAATGTTCCTATAACATCATCCGCTTCATAGTTTTTAACACCAATATTTACAAAGCCAAATTGCTCAGAAATTTCTTTAACATAATCAAATTGTGGTATCAATTCTTCTGGTGGTGCAGGGCGATTTTGCTTATAACCATCAAACATATCATTTCTAAACGTTGATTGGCCCATATCCCAACATACAGCAACATGTGTTGGTCTTATCTCATGTATAGCTGAAAAGATATGACGTACAAAGCCTTGTATCCCATTTGTAGGTACACCTTGTGAATTGTACATAAATTGTTTATGAAGACTTGTGGCATAAAAATGTCTAAATAATAACGCCATTCCATCTACAAGTAATATTTTATTTGGCATTTAAAACTATCCTTCTTTCTTAATATATAATTGTTTCAAGTTCTTTATGTTTATCTTTTAGTTGATTGATAAGTGAGTTATCTAAATCAAATGCTAATAAATCATTCACTTGTGTTTGAATATTATCTTCAAGATTTTTAAACTGCAATTCAGCTTCACTAGCCATTTGTTTAACGTAATCTTCAAGTTGATGTCTTAATAGCATCAACTGTGGCTGTAATAATTCAATTGTCTTATGACAAATCAACTCATGAATCTCCCTTTGTCCGTTTGGATTCAAAATTTTACGTTTAGTCAATTGTTTTGGTAGTGAACTTAACATATCATTTAAATCAATATGCAATAATGGTTGTTCTACTACTGAAGGTTCCAAATTAAATTGAGGATTAATAATTACATGTAATTGCTCTAATTGTTGCATAATTGGTGCGATTTGATTGTCAAGTTGTGCATTAAAATATTTTTTAATGCGTTCAGTAATTAAAGATTGCTCTAAAAATAGACGTTGATGTATTTGATCTAAATATACTTTTGATGAAATTTTCTTTTCCTCGTTAAAATCACTATTTTGCGTCATCTGTGTATTAAATACTGATTTAACATCATCAAGTAATTGTAATTTCAAACGTGCATTTAAATGATAAACTTGTTCTTCAACTTCATTATCTGTACTTTGTATAGTTGCATCGATTAACTGATATTGCAATCGCTGTTTATCTTTAAAAGTTTCTAACTTTTGCTGACGACGAGTAATATCCGCTTTATTGGTTTCAAATTCGCTAATCATTTCTACAAACGAATGATCAATTTGTTGTAATTGATGAATCATTTGTTGCTCTAAAATTAATTTAGACTCTACATCTACAAAATACTGAATACTTTCTTTTAATTGGTTAATACCTTTATCTGATGTCTTGAGTGCCTCTCGACTTGATACAGCAAAAATGTCTGAATGTAAATTAACTTGACTCAATGCATCTGATACATAATTTTTTACCGCTTCAAGATCATCAACATTTTCTGCTAAATCTGAAGCATTGATAACCATTTTAAATGCTTGATTCTCATTAAGTTGGTTCATATCCTTCATATGTTCGATAAATGCTTTATCATTATCCGTAAATGAATGATTAAAATAACTTACATATAAAATTAAGTCTGACGAAGTTAAAATTTGTTCAGTTTCATTTGTATGTCTTTGGTTATTAGAATGTAAACCTAATGAATCTACTATAATTTTCCCTTTTAACCATTCATGCTCCAATGCAATATGCACTGTTTTAACAAATGTCGCATATTCATCTTCTGCACTCCATTTCTTTAATTCTTGTTGATTTATAGCATGTTTTTCACCAATATTAAGCATTTCGTCATACATATTATAATGTTTTTCGATTGCTTGAATAAAAGCAAGTTGATTTTTATTTAATTGTGCTTTTAATTTTTCTAAATCTGCATTAATAAAGTCTTCGATTGTCGAAAATGCCATTCGGTGATACTCGACAACTGCATTAATTTCATTCAACAATTGTATTTTAGATTTCAAAGTAATATAACTTTCATTGCCATAAGATATTTCAGTTGTGGCTGCTGTAGTTGGGTTTGGTGAACTCACTAAAATATGTTCACCTAATAATGCATTAATTAAACTACTCTTACCTGCACTAAATGTTCCAAATACACCAATTTTCACTAACTTATTATCTAATCTAGTTAATGTATCCTTTATATCTTGCTTTGTACGATTAAACAATGGTACATCTGAAATAATGTCGAGTCCTTTTTTAATATCAATAGATGTCTCCGTTGATTTTAAATTTTGATTTAATTGTTGATGTTCTGACCTAATATGAATATTTTCTGTATTTGGGTTATACGTTGTTTCTTGTCTGCCAATCAATTTATCCAAAGATTCATCCAAATGAATATAGTAATGGCGATAATTCCTAGTCGTTAATGACTGACGTAACTCACTTAATTCTGTATAACGTTGATATTCTTTTAAATCGTCATTTTCTTCAGTTGGTAATTCATCTGCTTGCACATTCACTATAATTTCTTTGAAAATTGGCGTTGATTGTTGTTCCACATATTTTTTTATCGCTTTTACTACTTCATCCGAAAATGTTAAAACATAGGTATTACTAATTGATGTTTGAGGTTGATATAAGCTTTCAATCATTTCCGGTTTAATTTCATAATGCTGATTCAACACTTTGTCGGCCGTTTCTTTTTTATTAATGAAACGAGTTACGAATGACATATCTTCACGCATCGGTTGGCGTATTTGTTGATTGACATATTGTTGCAATGCATCTACTACTCTATCAAGTCGCTGTTGCTGTATTTGCTGCTTTTTCTTCTTTTTATTGAACAGCCCACCCACATTAAAATCTTGCGACATGCTTTCCAAATAACTACGTAACATTTCTCGCATATCGTGCGGCATAATATATGCATTTTCTAAAATATTTTTACGCTTATTCTTTAAAAATGTCATTAATTCATCTGGATTATTTAAAAGTTGTGCCTCTTCACTCACAGCTTGATGTTGCTGACTATTTAAAAATGCTTGTTCAAATTCATCTTCTTCAATTCCTAAATCTTCTAATACATCTTGAATTTCAGATTGGATATAATCAAGTTGAGCTTCAGTAATATAATCAACTGTTCTTGCAGTATAATCTTCAAGCGTTTCTCTCTGTTGATCTAAAGCGACAAGATAATTAGATAATGCTTCAAGTTCATTTTCAGGATGATCAAATTTTGAAACATAAAATATTCGTGACAATTTAATATCCCAATCTGCAATAGACTTTTCAACACGTTCTTTAAATTTATCAAATGATAATTCTTCATCTTGATGCTTGTCTATTTGATTGATAATAAATACTACTGGAATACCTACATCATTAATGTGTTTCATAAATTTGAAATTGAGTTCAGATTGCACGTGATTATAATCAACAGTATAAAAAATCATATTACTCGTATACATATACTGCTCAGTAATAGATTGATGCGATGCGACATTTGAATCCACACCTGGTGTATCTTGTAATGTAAACCCATTATCAAATTTAGATGATTGAAAATTAATTTCTACAGATTCAACGTCTACATTTTGACGATTCATTTCTCTTACTTCATCATAATTTGTTAATTTGGCATAAGTTTGATTTGGTAAATTAGCAATAATGTCTTCATTGTCGGATACAGAAACGATAGCCGTATTACTAGTTGTTGGTACAGGTGAACTTGGTAAAATATCTTGTTCAATAAGTAAATTAATTAATGTAGATTTACCTGCTGAAAAATGACCAACAAATGATAATGTGTATTGCTGTAGATAAACTTTTTTTATAACTTGATTTATTGTATGTAAAAGTGCATCATTTTGAGACTTTTCAACTTCTTTTTTTAATTTATACAAAAGATCTAATTGTTCTTTATTAATCATGTTACTTTCCCCTTTGATTCGTTCACATATTACTACCTTTTGTTAACCACGTCGATTTACAAAAAGTATAAATCTTCACGTATAACGTTATGTATAAATTTTATCATAGCCGCTTAATAAAACATATGAATAATCAATATTATACAAACAATCAATTTCAAAATTTCATTTTCCTAAAAATCGCAAATCAACTTTAAATTTTACAAAAAATATATTTTGTCACAGTTTGTTCACACACGTCACAGAATTGACACCGTATAATAGCCAAGTGGGAGGGAAACATGAAAAATACATTTAATCCATTACAAAGATTGCATTTCTATGCAGCATTATTTATCGCACCGTTGTTAATAACATTAACCATTTCGGGCATTGGTTATCTATTTTTTCCAGAAGTTGAAAATAACATCTATAAAAATGAATTTTTCAGCGATAGCGATATTAAAACACATCAAACATTAAACGATGCCGTCCATCAAGTTGAACGTAAATATGAAGGCTTCTTTGTCAGTAAAGTTAGTGTAATGGCAGAACCTTACAATAATCGAATCACAATAAGTGATATGGCAGGAAATCAACGGTATGTCTTTTTAGATCAGAATAACCAAATTGTTGCTGATCAAAATGCGAAACATACGTATTCAAACGTCATGCGGAATATACATAGTTCACTTTTCACTGAAAACACAATCATAAATTATTTGGTTGAGTTAACTGCCTGTTGGACTATATTTATGATTCTATCTGGTACGTATTTACTTATTAAAAAACATTTAATAACTAATAAAAGCAAGGCACTTCGTTGGCAAAAATGGCATGCAATACTTGGAATTATTATTGCAATTCCAGTATTTATTTTAGTCTTAACTGGATTGCCATGGTCTGGTTTTATGGGTAGTAAGATAGCGGGATTGATGGAAACAAATGGTAATCTTGGGCAATCTGAATTATCAATAAATCCACCTAAATCCGACTTGAATGAGTTACCTTGGGCCACCCGTAAAAATAAACAACCCGCGTCTTCAGAGAAGAGTTCAAATAGTCACCACGGCGGAATGGCAATGCCTCAGACAAATTTAGATCATCAAATTTCAATAGATAAAGTCGTTACTAACGCGCAAAAATCTGGCATTAAAAAGCCATTCTCAATTGTTTATCCTAGTGATAAACATGGCACCTTTATAGTGTCTAATACGAGTAACTCTGGCGTGACTGGTCTAGATGTCTCACCATACGACGAAAAAACACTTTACTTCGATCAATATAGTGGCAAAGAACTTGGTACAATTAAATATGATGATTATGGTATTATAGCTAAATGGTTTACTTGGGGTATTCCACTTCATGAGGGTCATTTATTTGGAATTTTAAATAAAATCATTAATTTACTTGTTTGTATTGCTTTATTAGTAGCGATTGGTATGGGGGTTGTATCGTGGATAAAGCGTACAAAAAATGCTTCTGTGAAATTACCACATCGCGTCAAAAAACCAGCATCATTATCTTTAGTTATATTCTTAGTGATATTAGGATTGTTAATGCCTTTATTTGGATTATCTCTCATACTAGTATTTATAATTGAATTAATTTTGTATCTTAAAGATCGAAAAACTAAGCAATAATATATACAAGATTAAAAATCAAACTAAAGAATTAACAGAAACTTTTCATCAGTCAAATTTAATAAAATCCAAAAATAAAAGCATCTAAAACGTATTTTTAGGTCGAAATTATAAGACCCTAAATACGAAATAGATGCTTTTTATTAATTCATATGCATGTCATGTATTTTCATCATTAAACCGTGAGGAACATCATCATGTTCAACAACATCTTGTTTATAAAATGTCTTACCATCATCTTTAGAGACAAGTTTAACAAAGTCCCCTTTTTTCGGTTTAAAATTATCAGCTGGTTTTACTTTAACATTATGTTTTACTAATCCATCTTTTTCACTGACAACTTTTTCAGCATTTGTATCACTATTCATATACCCATAATATGTTGTTTTTTGACTTGAAAAAATCATTAAACAAATCACTGCAATTCCAATAACGACCAATGCTATAGATAAACCTAGACCCATTTTTTTACCCATTTATATACTCCTCCACATTAAGCATTATATATCTATTTTTATTTAGACATATCAACTTACGCCTTTAATCTAACATTAAAGTTACTATGATAAAATAATTGCTAACCAATTACATTTAAAAAACTAATTTTCAGTACCTTTACGTTCAGCCTTTTTACCCCAATATTGATAATACGTACACTCGATATAACCATTAAATAGCTTACGTCTCTTCGTCGCTTTACGATCTACTAAATATTCAAATTCTTTATTACTTGTTAAAATGTATGTCGATAAATATGGATGTTGTTTCATTAGTTTACCGATATAACGGTACATTTCTTCAACTTCTTCACGGTCACCTATACGTTCACCATAAGGTGGGTTTCCAATTAATGCCACAGGTTCTTCCGTATCGATTGTCAAAGTATTTACATCTTTGACACTAAATTTAATAATGTCCGCTAAACCAACTTCTTCGGCATTTCGTTTTGCAATTTCAACCATCTCTGGATCAATATCTGAAGCAAAGACTTCGATTTCTTTATCATAATCTGCCATTTTATCTGCTTCGTCTCTATAATCATCATAAATATTTGCCGGCATGATATTCCATTGCTCTGATACGAATTCACGATTAAATCCAGGTGCAATATTTTGAGCAATTAGACAAGCTTCAATGGCAATTGTTCCGGATCCACAAAATGGATCAATTAATGGCGTATCACCTTTCCAGTTTGCAAGACGAATTAAACTTGCTGCTAACGTCTCTTTAATTGGCGCCTCACCTTGTGCTAGTCTGTATCCACGTCTATTCAAACCTGACCCTGATGTATCAATAGTCAGTAATACATTATCTTTTAAAATAGCAACTTCAACTGGATACTTAGCACCTGATTCATTTAACCAGCCTTTTTCATTGTAAGCACGCTTTAAACGTTCAACTATAGCCTTTTTAGTAATAGCCTGACAATCTGGCACACTATGAAGTGTCGATTTAACACTACGTCCTTGAACTGGGAAATTACCTTCTTTATCTATAATAGATTCCCATGGCAATGCTTTAGTTTGTTCGAATAATTCGTCAAACGTTGTTGCATTAAAGCGACCAACTACAATTTTGATTCTGTCAGCTGTGCGCAACCATAAATTAGCTTTTACAATTGCACTTGCGTCCCCTTCAAAAAAGATTCGACCATTTTCAACATTTGTTTCATAGCCTAATTCTTGTATTTCTTTTGCAACAACCGCTTCTAATCCCATCGGACAAACTGCAAGTAATTGAAACATATATAATTCTCCTTTTAAACAGCTATTTTATTCTTAATCAGTGTTTGTAAATTGTTTATCATAACAGTTAATTATTTCACTGTGAATATTTTAATTTTAATAAAAAATGAGGCATTGCCATTATATCAAGACAAACTATTCATTTTAAGTGTTTTTTTCATGAAAAAAGCTCTCCATCATCTAGGAGAGCTAAACTAGTAGTGATATTTCTATAAGCCATGTTCTGTTCCATCGTACTCATCACGTGCACTAGTCACACTGGTACTCAGGTGATAACCATCTGTCTACACCACTTCATTTCGAGAAGTGTGTCTCGTTTATACGTTGAATTCCGTTAAACAAGTGCTCCTACCAAATTTGGATTGCTCACTCGAGGGGTTTACCGCGTTCCACCTTTTATATTTCTATAAAAGCTACGTCACTGTGGCACTTTCAAATTACTCTATCCATATCGAAGACTTAGGATATTTCATTGCCGTCAAATTAATGCCTTGATTTATTGTTTCATCAAGCACGAACACTACAATCATCTCAGACTGTGTGAGCATGGACTTTCCTCTATTTAAAAATAGCGATTACCCAAAATATCACTTTTAAAATTATAACATAGTCATTATTGGTAAGACAGTTAAACTTTTGTATTTAGTAATTATTTACCAAATACAGCTTTTTCTAAGTTTGAAATACGTTTTAATATATCTACATTATTTGAAGATGCGTTTGTTGTTGTATTATTTGAAGAAAAACTTTTATTATCTTGAGGTCTAGATGTTGCTACACGTAGTCTTAATTCTTCTAATTCTTTTTTAAGTTTATGGTTCTCTTCTGACAATTTTACAACTTCGTTATTCATATCGGCCATTTTTTGATAATCAGCAATAATGTCATCTAAAAATGCATCTACTTCTTCTCTTCTATAGCCACGAGCCATTGTTTTTTCAAAATCTTTTTCGTAAATATCTTTTGCTGATAATTTCAATGAAACATCTGACATTTTTTCCACCTCATTAGAAACTTTGATCTTCAGACCACTGTAAGTCATTGATGAATGCTGTTAATTCATCGAACGTCACAATATCACAAGTATAGTTTGTTTTTTCCATAAAATCAACTAACATCTGCTTGAAGAACTTAGGGCTGGCCTCTTGTTCCTCATCATAAATGAGCAATGTTTGATCTGAATGTTCAAGCATAAATTGATCTGCTTGCTTAAATTGAAAAGGACCTTGATACGGTGTATGAAAAATACTATCAACATAGTCTGCATGCTTAATAATATTGGCATACTTACTTTGATTATGTTCATTCCACTTTTCAGTATGTCCTAGAAACGGTGTAATAACAGCGAACTTTAGCGATTCGTGCGCTTTTTGAAGTTCAATCACCACTTCAGCAGTCCATAATTCTATACCCATTTGTCCTTGAATTAACACCCATTCTAATCCTTCATCTAACAATTGTTCGATTTTATGCTTTATAAAATGTTTTAAGTAATGTACTTCGGGTGCGTCGTCTTTAAAAATATTTAATTCAAATGATTTATAACCTGTCACATAAACTGTTTTAACCATAAATACCCTCTTTAACTAAGCCATCTAAAATATTTTGCAAATCATATTGAACACTTTTCAGCTTTTCAATAAATAACTTTCTGCTAGTTCTTTTAAAATGGCACTCAACAGATAATTGTTCGATGTTTGAAATCAATAATTCAAATTTCCTTTGATTCATATAAGGTACATGAATAATTGATTCGCGTTGTAATTTCATTTCATTTAATAAATTATCAATATGTACTGTATATGGTTTTACAATTTTGTAAAAATCATGATCCAGTTGTTGTGATTTAACACTCTCAAAATTTCGTTGCATGTTATTAACTTCATAAATAAGTGCTTCGACTATATCATTCATGAGGACGCCTCCTACATTTTTAAATTTATCACAATATACTACAATAGTCATGTTTTAAGACTTTAATTGATTTTAATTTTTTATATTTCAAAAATAGTCAGCTTGTGTAACAAGATAATCTAAAAACTTCCTATATAAATGGTGATTTTTATAGCTAGACCATTTATCAATAAATACGACTAATCTTTTATTTACTTTTTAAGGACTTTTTTGATATGTTTTAAAAATCCAACCTGTCATTACAATTACACATTATCACTAATTTTTAAAAAACTTGTTTTAGATTTTAATTTTTAGAAGCAAATCTTTTACAAAGTATAAATTCATGTGTAAATTTCCAACAATAACGGTAAATGTATTATAATAATATTGTGTTAATGTCGAAATCACGTTAAAATAAGCTTTGGTGTATTGTGTCTTTCGCATTTATACTAATTTAAGTTTGGTGTTTTACTATAATGTTGTGTATAATGAACATCGTTTACTACCAAACTTGTGTGGTGAAATTTATGAATTATCCAAATGGTAAACCATATCGTAAAAATAGTGCTATAGACGGAGGGAAAAAGCCTCCTGCCTTTAGTAATATTGAATACGGTGGACGTGGTATGTCACTTGAAAAAGATATCGAACATTCAAATTCGTTTTATCTTAAAAGCGACATTGCTGTTATTCATAAGAAACCTACTCCTGTGCAGATAGTTAATGTTAATTATCCAAAACGGAGTAAAGCTGTGATTAATGAAGCATATTTTCGTACACCTTCAACAACTGATTACAATGGCGTTTACCAAGGTTATTATATTGACTTTGAAGCAAAGGAGACTAAAAATAAAACTTCCTTCCCTTTAAACAATATCCATGACCACCAAGTCGAACATATGAAAAGTGCATATCAACAAAAAGGTATTGTATTTTTAATGATTCGTTTTAAAACGCTAGATGAAGTTTATCTTTTACCTTATTCAAAATTCGAAATATTTTGGAATAGATACAAAGATGATATTAAAAAATCTATAACAGTTGATGAAATACGAAAAAATGGTTACCATATTCCTTATCAGTATCAACCAAGATTAGACTATCTAAAAGCAGTTGATAAGTTGATATTAGATGAAAGTGAGGACCGCGTATGACGGAAAACAAAGGATCTTCTCAGCCAAAGAAAAATGGGAACAATGGCGGGAAATCCAATTCAAAAAAGAATAGAAATGTGAAGAGAACGATTATTAAGATTATTGGCTTCATGATTATTGCATTTTTCGTTGTTCTTTTACTAGGTATCTTATTGTTTGCTTATTATGCTTGGAAAGCACCTGCTTTTACCGAAGCTAAATTACAAGATCCAATTCCTGCAAAGATATATGACAAGAATGGTGAACTTGTTAAAACATTAGATAATGGTCAAAGACATGAGCACGTTAACTTAAAAGATGTGCCAAAATCAATGAAAGATGCAGTATTAGCAACTGAAGACAATCGTTTCTACGAACATGGTGCGCTAGATTATAAACGTTTGTTTGGTGCGATTGGTAAGAACTTAACAGGTGGATTTGGTTCTGAAGGTGCTTCAACTTTAACACAACAAGTTGTTAAGGATGCATTTTTATCTCAACATAAATCTATCGGTCGTAAAGCTCAAGAAGCATACTTATCATATCGTTTAGAACAAGAATATAGTAAAGATGATATATTCCAAGTATATCTAAATAAAATTTACTATTCTGATGGTGTAACTGGTATTAAAGCTGCAGCTAAGTATTATTTCAACAAAGATTTGAAAGATTTAAACTTAGCTGAGGAAGCATATTTAGCAGGTTTACCTCAGGTTCCAAACAATTATAATATTTATGATCATCCTAAAGCCGCTGAAGATCGTAAAGACACTGTTTTATACTTAATGCATTATCATAAGCGTATTACGGATAAACAGTGGCAAGAAGCGAAGAAAATTGACCTTAAAGCTAATTTAGTTAATCGTACTAAAGAAGAACGTCAAAACATTGATACAAATCAAGATTCTGAGTATAATTCTTACGTTAACTTTGTAAAATCTGAATTAATGAACAACAAAGAGTTCAAAGATGATAATTTAGGTAATGTTTTACAAAGTGGCATTAAGATTTATACAAATATGGATAAAGATGTTCAAAAAACATTACAAAATGATGTTGATAACGGTAGCTTCTACAAGAACAAAGACCAACAAGTTGGTGCAACAATTCTTGATAGTAAAACTGGTGGTTTAGTTGCCATCTCTGGTGGACGTGATTTCAAAGATGTCGTTAACCGAAACCAAGCAACAGACCCTCACCCTACTGGTTCATCTTTAAAACCATTCTTAGCGTATGGTCCTGCCATTGAAAATATGAAATGGGCAACAAACCATGCGATTCAAGATGAGTCTTCATATCAAGTTGAAGGATCTACATTTAGAAACTATGATACTAAGAGTCATGGTACAGT
This is a stretch of genomic DNA from Staphylococcus roterodami. It encodes these proteins:
- a CDS encoding YppE family protein; amino-acid sequence: MNDIVEALIYEVNNMQRNFESVKSQQLDHDFYKIVKPYTVHIDNLLNEMKLQRESIIHVPYMNQRKFELLISNIEQLSVECHFKRTSRKLFIEKLKSVQYDLQNILDGLVKEGIYG
- the recU gene encoding Holliday junction resolvase RecU, translating into MNYPNGKPYRKNSAIDGGKKPPAFSNIEYGGRGMSLEKDIEHSNSFYLKSDIAVIHKKPTPVQIVNVNYPKRSKAVINEAYFRTPSTTDYNGVYQGYYIDFEAKETKNKTSFPLNNIHDHQVEHMKSAYQQKGIVFLMIRFKTLDEVYLLPYSKFEIFWNRYKDDIKKSITVDEIRKNGYHIPYQYQPRLDYLKAVDKLILDESEDRV
- a CDS encoding class I SAM-dependent RNA methyltransferase, which codes for MFQLLAVCPMGLEAVVAKEIQELGYETNVENGRIFFEGDASAIVKANLWLRTADRIKIVVGRFNATTFDELFEQTKALPWESIIDKEGNFPVQGRSVKSTLHSVPDCQAITKKAIVERLKRAYNEKGWLNESGAKYPVEVAILKDNVLLTIDTSGSGLNRRGYRLAQGEAPIKETLAASLIRLANWKGDTPLIDPFCGSGTIAIEACLIAQNIAPGFNREFVSEQWNIMPANIYDDYRDEADKMADYDKEIEVFASDIDPEMVEIAKRNAEEVGLADIIKFSVKDVNTLTIDTEEPVALIGNPPYGERIGDREEVEEMYRYIGKLMKQHPYLSTYILTSNKEFEYLVDRKATKRRKLFNGYIECTYYQYWGKKAERKGTEN
- a CDS encoding penicillin-binding protein: MTENKGSSQPKKNGNNGGKSNSKKNRNVKRTIIKIIGFMIIAFFVVLLLGILLFAYYAWKAPAFTEAKLQDPIPAKIYDKNGELVKTLDNGQRHEHVNLKDVPKSMKDAVLATEDNRFYEHGALDYKRLFGAIGKNLTGGFGSEGASTLTQQVVKDAFLSQHKSIGRKAQEAYLSYRLEQEYSKDDIFQVYLNKIYYSDGVTGIKAAAKYYFNKDLKDLNLAEEAYLAGLPQVPNNYNIYDHPKAAEDRKDTVLYLMHYHKRITDKQWQEAKKIDLKANLVNRTKEERQNIDTNQDSEYNSYVNFVKSELMNNKEFKDDNLGNVLQSGIKIYTNMDKDVQKTLQNDVDNGSFYKNKDQQVGATILDSKTGGLVAISGGRDFKDVVNRNQATDPHPTGSSLKPFLAYGPAIENMKWATNHAIQDESSYQVEGSTFRNYDTKSHGTVSIYDALRQSFNIPALKTWQSVKQNAGSDAPKKFAAKLGLNYDGEIGPSEVLGGSASEFSPTQLASAFAAIANGGTYNNAHSIQKVVTRDGETIEYDHTSHKAMSDYTAYMLAEMLKGTFKAYGSAYGHGVSGVNMGAKTGTGTYGAETYSQYNLPDNAAKDVWINGFTPQYTMSVWMGFSKVKPYGENSFVGHSQQEYPQYLYENVMSKIASRDGEDFKRPSSVSGSIPSINVSGSQDNNTTNRSTHGGSDTSANSSGTAQSNSNNSRSQQSNNSGGFTGLFNN
- a CDS encoding DUF4889 domain-containing protein, with the translated sequence MGKKMGLGLSIALVVIGIAVICLMIFSSQKTTYYGYMNSDTNAEKVVSEKDGLVKHNVKVKPADNFKPKKGDFVKLVSKDDGKTFYKQDVVEHDDVPHGLMMKIHDMHMN
- the gpsB gene encoding cell division regulator GpsB, with the protein product MSDVSLKLSAKDIYEKDFEKTMARGYRREEVDAFLDDIIADYQKMADMNNEVVKLSEENHKLKKELEELRLRVATSRPQDNKSFSSNNTTTNASSNNVDILKRISNLEKAVFGK
- a CDS encoding DUF1273 domain-containing protein; translation: MVKTVYVTGYKSFELNIFKDDAPEVHYLKHFIKHKIEQLLDEGLEWVLIQGQMGIELWTAEVVIELQKAHESLKFAVITPFLGHTEKWNEHNQSKYANIIKHADYVDSIFHTPYQGPFQFKQADQFMLEHSDQTLLIYDEEQEASPKFFKQMLVDFMEKTNYTCDIVTFDELTAFINDLQWSEDQSF